A genome region from Chiroxiphia lanceolata isolate bChiLan1 chromosome 5, bChiLan1.pri, whole genome shotgun sequence includes the following:
- the KCNJ8 gene encoding ATP-sensitive inward rectifier potassium channel 8, with protein sequence MLARKSIIPEEYVLARIAAENLRKPRIRDRPRKARFIAKNGACNLAHKNIREQGRFLQDIFTTLVDLKWRHTLVIFTMSFLCSWLLFAMMWWLVAFAHGDMDPSTENAANSTKWTPCVTCVRSFTSAFLFSIEVQVTIGFGGRMMTEECPLAITVLILQNIVGLIINAVMLGCIFMKTAQAHRRAETLIFSRQAVIAVRNGKLCFMFRVGDLRKSMIISASVRIQVVRKTTTPEGEVIPIHQVDIPVDNPIESNNIFLVAPLIICHVIDKRSPLYDISAADLALQDLELIVILEGVVETTGITTQARTSYVAEEILWGHRFVPIVTEEEGVYAVDYSKFGNTVKVAAPRCSARELDEKPSILIQTLQKSELSHQNSLRKRNSMRRNNSIRRSNSMRRTNSSLIVPKVQFITPEGSQSASET encoded by the exons ATGTTGGCTCGGAAGAGTATCATCCCCGAAGAGTATGTGCTGGCACGGATCGCTGCCGAGAACCTGCGCAAGCCGCGCATCCGGGACCGGCCGCGCAAAGCCCGCTTCATCGCCAAGAACGGCGCCTGCAACCTGGCGCACAAGAACATCCGCGAGCAGGGGCGATTCCTGCAGGACATTTTCACCACCTTGGTGGACCTGAAGTGGCGTCACACACTGGTCATCTTcaccatgtccttcctgtgcagCTGGCTGCTCTTTGCCATGATGTGGTGGCTGGTGGCTTTCGCCCATGGCGACATGGACCCGAGCACAGAAAACGCCGCCAACAGCACCAAGTGGACGCCGTGCGTGACGTGTGTCAG GTCTTTCACCTCCgctttcctcttctccattGAAGTCCAGGTGACCATTGGTTTTGGGGGCAGGATGATGACAGAGGAATGTCCCTTGGCCATCACGGTGCTGATCCTGCAGAACATTGTGGGTCTGATCATCAATGCCGTCATGCTGGGCTGCATATTCATGAAAACAGCGCAAGCCCACAGGCGGGCCGAGACCTTGATTTTCAGCCGGCAGGCCGTCATCGCGGTTCGCAACGGCAAACTCTGCTTCATGTTCCGAGTGGGAGACCTCAGGAAGAGCATGATCATCAGCGCCTCAGTGAGAATCCAGGTTGTGAGGAAGACCACGACCCCTGAAGGAGAAGTCATACCCATTCACCAGGTAGACATCCCCGTGGACAACCCCATCGAAAGCAACAACATTTTCCTCGTGGCGCCGCTGATCATTTGTCACGTCATAGACAAGCGGAGCCCTCTCTACGACATCTCCGCCGCCGACCTGGCGCTCCAGGACCTGGAGCTCATCGTGATACTTGAAGGAGTCGTGGAAACAACGGGCATCACGACGCAGGCCAGAACCTCCTACGTGGCCGAGGAGATCCTGTGGGGCCACCGCTTCGTGCCCATCGTCACCGAGGAGGAAGGTGTGTACGCAGTCGACTACTCCAAGTTTGGCAACACTGTCAAGGTGGCTGCGCCGCGTTGCAGCGCTCGGGAGCTCGACGAGAAGCCCTCCATCCTCATCCAGACCCTGCAGAAGAGCGAGCTCTCCCACCAAAACTCCCTGCGGAAGCGCAACTCCATGAGAAGGAACAACTCCATTCGGAGGAGCAACTCCATGAGGAGAACCAACTCCTCCCTCATCGTGCCCAAAGTGCAGTTCATCACACCCGAGGGGAGCCAGAGCGCCTCGGAAACGTGA